One Candidatus Devosia phytovorans genomic window carries:
- a CDS encoding transcriptional regulator, with the protein MALKMHGELSSSELGTKLSTTGEAARQQLARLAEEGLVQSFSEARGVGRPTQRWSLTPTAQSRFPDTHAALTVQLLGIVKDALGEAALDTLISVREAETRNAYAAAIADDLPLRDKVAALVGLRSAEGYMADWREEADGSFTLVENHCPICAAATACQGFCRAELDVFRAILGPKTQIERGEHIVSGGRRCTYAISEITP; encoded by the coding sequence ATGGCGCTCAAGATGCATGGCGAACTGTCCTCTTCCGAACTGGGCACCAAGCTTTCCACCACTGGCGAAGCCGCGCGCCAGCAACTGGCGCGCCTCGCCGAAGAGGGCCTTGTGCAGTCGTTCAGCGAGGCAAGGGGCGTCGGTCGGCCCACCCAGCGCTGGAGCCTGACGCCCACTGCCCAGTCCCGCTTCCCCGACACCCATGCAGCTCTCACCGTTCAGCTCCTCGGCATCGTCAAGGATGCTTTGGGTGAAGCCGCGCTTGATACGCTGATTTCCGTCCGCGAAGCCGAGACGCGCAACGCCTATGCCGCCGCCATCGCCGACGACCTGCCGCTGCGCGACAAGGTCGCCGCCCTCGTCGGCCTGCGCTCTGCCGAAGGCTATATGGCCGATTGGCGCGAAGAGGCCGACGGATCCTTCACCCTGGTCGAAAACCATTGCCCGATCTGCGCCGCAGCCACCGCCTGTCAGGGCTTCTGCCGCGCCGAACTCGACGTCTTCCGCGCCATCCTTGGCCCGAAAACACAGATCGAGCGCGGCGAGCACATCGTCTCCGGCGGCCGCCGCTGCACCTATGCCATCTCAGAGATCACGCCATGA